One window of Pelmatolapia mariae isolate MD_Pm_ZW linkage group LG18, Pm_UMD_F_2, whole genome shotgun sequence genomic DNA carries:
- the LOC134617108 gene encoding ras-related protein Rap-2b-like, with translation MREYKVVVLGSGGVGKSALTVQFVTGSFIEKYDPTIEDFYRKEIEVDSSPSVLEILDTAGTEQFASMRDLYIKNGQGFILVYSLVNQQSFQDIKPMRDQIIRVKRYERVPMILVGNKVDLEGEREVSSGEGKALAQEWNCPFMETSAKNKGSVDELFAEIVRQMNYTNVPSGGGKCCSCVVL, from the coding sequence ATGAGGGAGTACAAAGTGGTTGTTTTGGGGTCGGGCGGAGTCGGCAAATCCGCGCTCACGGTCCAGTTCGTGACGGGCTCCTTCATCGAAAAGTACGACCCCACCATAGAGGATTTCTACAGGAAGGAGATCGAGGTGGACTCGTCCCCGTCGGTGCTGGAGATCCTGGACACGGCGGGGACCGAGCAGTTCGCCTCCATGCGAGACCTGTACATCAAGAACGGCCAGGGCTTTATTCTGGTCTACAGCCTGGTGAACCAGCAGAGCTTTCAGGACATCAAGCCCATGAGAGACCAGATCATCCGGGTGAAGAGGTACGAGAGGGTGCCCATGATCCTGGTGGGAAACAAGGTGGACctggagggggagagagaggtgtCTTCCGGGGAGGGCAAGGCTCTGGCCCAAGAGTGGAACTGCCCGTTTATGGAAACTTCAGCCAAAAATAAAGGATCAGTCGACGAACTGTTTGCAGAGATAGTCAGACAGATGAACTATACAAATGTCCCCAGCGGTGGAGGCAAGTGCTGTTCATGTGTCGTGCtctaa